In Phaseolus vulgaris cultivar G19833 chromosome 10, P. vulgaris v2.0, whole genome shotgun sequence, a single genomic region encodes these proteins:
- the LOC137818672 gene encoding phosphate transporter PHO1-like isoform X1 has translation MVKFSKELEAQLIPEWKEAFVNYWQLKKQIKRIKLSRLPNQSHHHAKPHFAPSIFNSFRFFLHNIAHSLSDSHHPDLTIIQVRKKTTKGSEEEIYETELAQLFSEEDEVRVFFMRLDEELNKVNQFYRKQESEFLERGETLNKQLQILLDLKQIISDRRRKTSLSKPYSTGISPQYSPTRDSDYSVCAENFGDSDETTSEVSQTDEVITTLEKNGISFVNSATRTKTKKGKPKMAMRIDVPATNPTRAITAITSMLWEDLVNNPTGDFVHKRKLQCAEKMIRSAFVELYRGLGLLKTYSSLNMVAFTKILKKFDKVSCQKASANYLKEVKRSHFVSSDKVVRLMDEVESRFTKHFANNDRKKAMKFLRPQQHKDSHMVTFLVGLSTGCFVSLFSVYAILAHLCGIFSPGNEPAYMETVYPIFSVFALLSLHLFLYGCNLLMWKNTRINYNFIFEFSPSTALKHRDAFLMSTTLMTTVVGAMVIHLLLRAADFSPTQIDAIPGVLLLFFTALLICPLDIFYRPTRYCFIRVIRNIVCSPFYKVLLVDFFMADQLTSQIPLLRHLETAGCHIFARVFKTHHPEACHSGRIYLEITYIISFLPYYWRALQCVRRWFDDGDVNHLANMGKYVSAMVAAGARVTYNRQHDDLWFAIVLITSVVATMYQLYWDFIKDWGFLNPNSINPWLRDELILKNKSIYYMSIVLNIVLRVTWVETIMHFKIGRVQSRLLDFLLAALEVIRRGHWNFYRLENEHLNNVGHYRAVKTVPLPFRETDSD, from the exons ATGGTGAAGTTCTCAAAGGAGCTTGAAGCTCAACTCATACCAGAATGGAAGGAGGCCTTCGTCAACTACTGGCAGCTCAAGAAGCAGATAAAGAGAATCAAGCTCTCCAGACTTCCCAACCAATCCCACCACCATGCCAAACCACACTTTGCTCCCTCCATTTTCAATTCCTTTCGTTTCTTTCTCCACAACATCGCTCACAGCCTCTCAGATTCCCACCACCCAGACCTCACCATCATTCAG GTGAGGAAGAAAACCACAAAGGGCAGTGAAGAAGAAATCTACGAGACAGAGCTTGCGCAGTTATTTTCGGAAGAGGATGAG GTACGTGTGTTTTTTATGAGGCTGGATGAAGAGCTAAATAAGGTGAACCAATTTTACCGGAAACAAGAGAGTGAGTTTCTTGAGAGAGGAGAAACCCTGAACAAGCAGCTTCAGATTTTGCTTGACCTAAAGCAAATTATCAGTGACCGTCGCCGGAAAACTTCTCTGTCCAAGCCATATAGCACCGGAATATCCCCTCAGTATTCTCCAACCCGTGATTCTGATTACTCGG TTTGTGCAGAAAATTTTGGAGATTCAGATGAAACAACTTCAGAAGTTTCACAAACGGATGAGGTAATCACGACATTAGAGAAGAACGGTATAAGTTTTGTTAATTCAGCGACGAGGACAAAGACGAAGAAGGGAAAACCTAAAATGGCAATGAGAATTGATGTTCCAGCCACCAACCCAACTAGGGCCATTACAGCCATCACTAGCATGCTGTGGGAGGATTTAGTCAACAATCCAACCGGAGATTTTGTTCACAAGAGAAAGCTCCAATGTGCAGAGAAAATGATTCGAAGTGCTTTTGTGGAGCTCTATAGAGGCCTTGGCCTACTCAAAACTTACAg ttcCCTGAATATGGTAGCATTTACAAAAATTTTGAAGAAATTTGACAAG GTATCGTGTCAGAAAGCTTCTGCAAATTATTTGAAAGAGGTGAAGAGGTCCCATTTCGTTAGTTCTGACAAG GTTGTTAGACTAATGGACGAAGTGGAATCCAGATTCACCAAGCACTTTGCCAACAACGATAGGAAAAAGGCAATGAAATTTCTAAGACCCCAACAACATAAAGATTCTCATATGGTCACCTTCCTTGTCG GGTTGTCTACAGGATGTTTTGTATCCTTGTTTTCTGTATACGCAATTTTGGCCCATTTGTGCGGTATATTCTCCCCTGGTAACGAGCCAGCTTATATGGAAACAGTCTACCCCATTTTCAG TGTGTTTGCCTTGTTAAGCCTGCACTTGTTTTTGTATGGATGCAACCTGTTGATGTGGAAGAATACAAGAATCAATTACAATTTCATATTTGAATTCTCTCCAAGCACGGCACTAAAGCACAGAGATGCGTTTCTGATGAGCACTACCTTAATGACAACTGTGGTTGGGGCAATGGTCATACATCTGCTTCTAAGGGCTGCTGACTTTTCTCCTACCCAAATTGATGCCATTCCGGGGGTTCTTCTTCTG TTTTTCACAGCACTGCTCATTTGCCCACTTGACATCTTTTATCGTCCCACACGTTACTGCTTCATCAGGGTTATTCGCAACATAGTGTGTTCTCCCTTTTATAAG GTTCTGCTAGTAGACTTTTTTATGGCAGATCAACTAACTAGCCAG ATTCCATTGCTAAGGCATTTGGAAACTGCTGGTTGTCACATTTTTGCTAGAGTTTTCAAAACACACCACCCTGAGGCCTGTCATTCTGGAAGGATATACTTGGAAATAACTTATATCATCTCATTTTTACCATACTATTGGCGTGCCTTGCAG TGCGTGAGACGGTGGTTTGATGATGGTGATGTGAACCATTTGGCTAACATGGGTAAGTATGTTTCGGCAATGGTGGCAGCAGGGGCTAGAGTTACATACAACAGGCAACATGATGATCTATGGTTTGCTATAGTCTTAATTACTTCTGTGGTGGCCACAATGTATCAGCTTTACTGGGATTTTATCAAGGACTGGGGATTTCTTAACCCCAATTCCATAAATCCATGGCTAAGAGATGAACTAATTCTAAAGAATAAAAGCATATACTATATGTCTATT GTCTTGAATATTGTCCTTAGAGTGACATGGGTGGAGACTATCATGCACTTCAAAATTGGGCGTGTGCAATCACGACTACTAGATTTTCTGTTAGCTGCACTTGAGGTTATTAGAAGAGGGCATTGGAATTTCTACAG GTTGGAAAATGAGCATCTAAACAATGTTGGTCATTACCGGGCAGTGAAAACAGTTCCACTTCCGTTTCGAGAGACAGACTCTGACTGA
- the LOC137818672 gene encoding phosphate transporter PHO1-like isoform X2 — protein sequence MVKFSKELEAQLIPEWKEAFVNYWQLKKQIKRIKLSRLPNQSHHHAKPHFAPSIFNSFRFFLHNIAHSLSDSHHPDLTIIQVRKKTTKGSEEEIYETELAQLFSEEDEVRVFFMRLDEELNKVNQFYRKQESEFLERGETLNKQLQILLDLKQIISDRRRKTSLSKPYSTGISPQYSPTRDSDYSENFGDSDETTSEVSQTDEVITTLEKNGISFVNSATRTKTKKGKPKMAMRIDVPATNPTRAITAITSMLWEDLVNNPTGDFVHKRKLQCAEKMIRSAFVELYRGLGLLKTYSSLNMVAFTKILKKFDKVSCQKASANYLKEVKRSHFVSSDKVVRLMDEVESRFTKHFANNDRKKAMKFLRPQQHKDSHMVTFLVGLSTGCFVSLFSVYAILAHLCGIFSPGNEPAYMETVYPIFSVFALLSLHLFLYGCNLLMWKNTRINYNFIFEFSPSTALKHRDAFLMSTTLMTTVVGAMVIHLLLRAADFSPTQIDAIPGVLLLFFTALLICPLDIFYRPTRYCFIRVIRNIVCSPFYKVLLVDFFMADQLTSQIPLLRHLETAGCHIFARVFKTHHPEACHSGRIYLEITYIISFLPYYWRALQCVRRWFDDGDVNHLANMGKYVSAMVAAGARVTYNRQHDDLWFAIVLITSVVATMYQLYWDFIKDWGFLNPNSINPWLRDELILKNKSIYYMSIVLNIVLRVTWVETIMHFKIGRVQSRLLDFLLAALEVIRRGHWNFYRLENEHLNNVGHYRAVKTVPLPFRETDSD from the exons ATGGTGAAGTTCTCAAAGGAGCTTGAAGCTCAACTCATACCAGAATGGAAGGAGGCCTTCGTCAACTACTGGCAGCTCAAGAAGCAGATAAAGAGAATCAAGCTCTCCAGACTTCCCAACCAATCCCACCACCATGCCAAACCACACTTTGCTCCCTCCATTTTCAATTCCTTTCGTTTCTTTCTCCACAACATCGCTCACAGCCTCTCAGATTCCCACCACCCAGACCTCACCATCATTCAG GTGAGGAAGAAAACCACAAAGGGCAGTGAAGAAGAAATCTACGAGACAGAGCTTGCGCAGTTATTTTCGGAAGAGGATGAG GTACGTGTGTTTTTTATGAGGCTGGATGAAGAGCTAAATAAGGTGAACCAATTTTACCGGAAACAAGAGAGTGAGTTTCTTGAGAGAGGAGAAACCCTGAACAAGCAGCTTCAGATTTTGCTTGACCTAAAGCAAATTATCAGTGACCGTCGCCGGAAAACTTCTCTGTCCAAGCCATATAGCACCGGAATATCCCCTCAGTATTCTCCAACCCGTGATTCTGATTACTCGG AAAATTTTGGAGATTCAGATGAAACAACTTCAGAAGTTTCACAAACGGATGAGGTAATCACGACATTAGAGAAGAACGGTATAAGTTTTGTTAATTCAGCGACGAGGACAAAGACGAAGAAGGGAAAACCTAAAATGGCAATGAGAATTGATGTTCCAGCCACCAACCCAACTAGGGCCATTACAGCCATCACTAGCATGCTGTGGGAGGATTTAGTCAACAATCCAACCGGAGATTTTGTTCACAAGAGAAAGCTCCAATGTGCAGAGAAAATGATTCGAAGTGCTTTTGTGGAGCTCTATAGAGGCCTTGGCCTACTCAAAACTTACAg ttcCCTGAATATGGTAGCATTTACAAAAATTTTGAAGAAATTTGACAAG GTATCGTGTCAGAAAGCTTCTGCAAATTATTTGAAAGAGGTGAAGAGGTCCCATTTCGTTAGTTCTGACAAG GTTGTTAGACTAATGGACGAAGTGGAATCCAGATTCACCAAGCACTTTGCCAACAACGATAGGAAAAAGGCAATGAAATTTCTAAGACCCCAACAACATAAAGATTCTCATATGGTCACCTTCCTTGTCG GGTTGTCTACAGGATGTTTTGTATCCTTGTTTTCTGTATACGCAATTTTGGCCCATTTGTGCGGTATATTCTCCCCTGGTAACGAGCCAGCTTATATGGAAACAGTCTACCCCATTTTCAG TGTGTTTGCCTTGTTAAGCCTGCACTTGTTTTTGTATGGATGCAACCTGTTGATGTGGAAGAATACAAGAATCAATTACAATTTCATATTTGAATTCTCTCCAAGCACGGCACTAAAGCACAGAGATGCGTTTCTGATGAGCACTACCTTAATGACAACTGTGGTTGGGGCAATGGTCATACATCTGCTTCTAAGGGCTGCTGACTTTTCTCCTACCCAAATTGATGCCATTCCGGGGGTTCTTCTTCTG TTTTTCACAGCACTGCTCATTTGCCCACTTGACATCTTTTATCGTCCCACACGTTACTGCTTCATCAGGGTTATTCGCAACATAGTGTGTTCTCCCTTTTATAAG GTTCTGCTAGTAGACTTTTTTATGGCAGATCAACTAACTAGCCAG ATTCCATTGCTAAGGCATTTGGAAACTGCTGGTTGTCACATTTTTGCTAGAGTTTTCAAAACACACCACCCTGAGGCCTGTCATTCTGGAAGGATATACTTGGAAATAACTTATATCATCTCATTTTTACCATACTATTGGCGTGCCTTGCAG TGCGTGAGACGGTGGTTTGATGATGGTGATGTGAACCATTTGGCTAACATGGGTAAGTATGTTTCGGCAATGGTGGCAGCAGGGGCTAGAGTTACATACAACAGGCAACATGATGATCTATGGTTTGCTATAGTCTTAATTACTTCTGTGGTGGCCACAATGTATCAGCTTTACTGGGATTTTATCAAGGACTGGGGATTTCTTAACCCCAATTCCATAAATCCATGGCTAAGAGATGAACTAATTCTAAAGAATAAAAGCATATACTATATGTCTATT GTCTTGAATATTGTCCTTAGAGTGACATGGGTGGAGACTATCATGCACTTCAAAATTGGGCGTGTGCAATCACGACTACTAGATTTTCTGTTAGCTGCACTTGAGGTTATTAGAAGAGGGCATTGGAATTTCTACAG GTTGGAAAATGAGCATCTAAACAATGTTGGTCATTACCGGGCAGTGAAAACAGTTCCACTTCCGTTTCGAGAGACAGACTCTGACTGA